In a genomic window of Spirosoma agri:
- a CDS encoding rhodanese-like domain-containing protein → MTTHTYTDITLSDLTLLRQQSNAVVVDVRDEWEFDEFNLGGINVPLADIRSRKAELVPFDTIIVICTNGIRSRVAAKDLLRQPELQNKTIYHLHGGVIEAED, encoded by the coding sequence ATGACGACACACACCTACACAGACATTACGCTATCGGATCTCACGTTGCTCCGCCAACAATCGAACGCAGTCGTTGTCGATGTGCGGGATGAATGGGAATTCGACGAATTCAATCTGGGCGGCATCAATGTTCCACTCGCTGACATTCGGTCACGTAAAGCAGAACTCGTTCCGTTTGATACGATTATCGTCATTTGCACGAACGGCATTCGCAGTCGGGTGGCAGCAAAAGATTTGTTACGGCAGCCGGAGCTACAAAACAAGACAATCTATCACTTGCACGGCGGTGTTATCGAAGCCGAAGACTGA
- the htpG gene encoding molecular chaperone HtpG: MEAVQNEKGQISIHTENIFPIIKKFLYSDHEIFLRELVSNAVDATQKLRQLASFGEFGGELGDLKVTVSLDEEAKTITISDNGIGMTADEIKKYINQIAFSGASDFLEKYKDKTDDKGQIIGHFGLGFYSAFMVAEKVEIVTKSYRDNAEAARWICDGSTEFELTPAERTERGSDVILHVAPDSEEFLNKGRLQSILDKYARFLPIPVEFDGKVVNNTAPIWTKSPSDLTDEDYKAFYRELYPMGEEPLFWIHLNVDYPFNLTGILYFPRVKNELRFQREKIQLYSRQVFITDEVKDVVPDFLMMLHGVIDSPDIPLNVSRSFLQADSNVKKINGYITRKVADKLNDLFNSDRKGFEEKFDDIGLFIKYGILSDDKFWEKAKNFVLLKNTEGEYATLDEYREKVQANQTDKNNTLVALYTTDRKQQDAYIESARRRGYDVLLMDNVIDAHFINALEQKLDKVNFQRVDADTLDKLIDKGLNNESVLSEDDKTKLKDVFDQVLDNKMLNVSIEAQPVDELPVTITMPEFMRRMKDMSALSGEQSFYGNLPVSYNVVVNANHALIGKILAETDADTQKSLVKQVYDLALLSQNMLTGAELTAFVRRTVATL, encoded by the coding sequence ATGGAAGCCGTTCAAAACGAAAAAGGGCAGATTTCGATCCATACCGAGAATATCTTCCCGATTATCAAGAAATTTCTCTATTCCGACCACGAGATTTTCCTGCGTGAATTAGTATCGAATGCCGTTGATGCTACGCAGAAATTACGCCAGCTGGCGTCGTTCGGCGAATTTGGGGGCGAACTCGGCGACTTGAAAGTAACGGTTTCGCTCGATGAAGAAGCCAAAACGATCACGATCAGCGACAACGGGATCGGTATGACCGCCGACGAAATTAAGAAATATATCAATCAGATTGCGTTCTCGGGCGCGTCCGATTTTCTGGAAAAATATAAGGACAAAACCGACGACAAGGGGCAGATTATCGGACATTTCGGCTTAGGGTTCTATTCGGCCTTTATGGTTGCCGAAAAAGTTGAGATTGTCACCAAATCCTATCGCGATAATGCGGAAGCAGCCCGCTGGATCTGTGATGGTTCGACGGAGTTTGAACTGACACCCGCCGAACGTACGGAACGGGGTTCAGACGTTATTCTGCACGTGGCCCCCGATTCGGAAGAGTTCCTCAACAAAGGCCGGCTACAGAGCATTCTGGACAAGTACGCCCGTTTCCTGCCTATACCGGTTGAGTTCGATGGCAAAGTTGTGAATAACACAGCGCCCATCTGGACAAAATCGCCCTCCGATCTGACCGACGAGGATTACAAGGCATTCTACCGGGAATTGTATCCGATGGGTGAGGAGCCGCTATTCTGGATTCACCTCAACGTCGATTATCCATTTAATCTGACGGGTATTCTGTACTTCCCTCGCGTCAAAAACGAACTGCGGTTTCAGCGTGAGAAGATTCAGCTCTACAGCCGGCAGGTATTCATTACGGATGAGGTAAAAGACGTCGTTCCTGACTTCCTGATGATGCTGCACGGCGTGATCGACTCGCCGGATATTCCGCTCAACGTATCACGTAGCTTCCTGCAAGCGGATTCGAACGTTAAGAAAATCAACGGCTACATCACCCGGAAAGTAGCTGATAAACTGAATGATCTGTTCAATTCGGATCGGAAGGGCTTTGAAGAGAAGTTCGACGATATCGGTCTGTTCATCAAATACGGTATCCTGAGTGACGATAAATTCTGGGAAAAAGCGAAAAACTTCGTCTTGCTCAAAAACACGGAGGGCGAATACGCTACCCTCGATGAGTACCGTGAGAAAGTGCAGGCCAACCAGACTGACAAGAACAACACGCTGGTAGCCTTGTACACGACTGATCGCAAGCAGCAGGATGCTTACATCGAATCGGCCCGTCGGCGTGGTTACGATGTGCTGCTGATGGATAACGTGATCGATGCACACTTTATCAATGCGCTCGAACAGAAGCTCGACAAGGTGAATTTCCAGCGGGTTGATGCCGATACGCTCGACAAACTGATCGACAAAGGACTCAACAACGAAAGCGTCTTGTCGGAAGATGATAAAACCAAGCTGAAAGATGTGTTTGATCAGGTGCTGGACAACAAGATGCTGAACGTGAGTATTGAAGCGCAGCCCGTCGATGAACTTCCGGTTACCATCACGATGCCTGAGTTTATGCGCCGGATGAAAGACATGTCGGCTCTGTCGGGTGAGCAGTCGTTCTATGGTAACTTACCCGTGAGCTACAATGTAGTGGTAAACGCCAATCACGCGCTGATCGGGAAGATTCTGGCAGAGACGGATGCTGATACGCAGAAGTCGCTGGTCAAGCAGGTGTATGACCTTGCCTTGCTGTCGCAGAACATGCTGACCGGTGCTGAACTGACCGCCTTCGTTCGTCGGACCGTCGCAACGTTGTAA
- a CDS encoding DUF4126 domain-containing protein: MSIEWIMSACIGVGLAACCGFRVFVPLLIASVATKLGFIGTVTGFEWLSDWPALFGLAIATIFEIGAYYIPWLDNILDTIATPLSIIAGTILSTSFLHIDNSVIHWGLGLMLGGSSAGIVQAGTSLLRLGSSATTGGVANPIVATGENAASVGLSLFTIFLPLVAVVIIGAVLIFIIGRLLAKRKVWFSRASSKQAGNPITQIPRSSNGRA; the protein is encoded by the coding sequence ATGTCCATCGAATGGATCATGAGTGCCTGCATTGGCGTTGGACTGGCGGCCTGCTGCGGCTTTCGGGTGTTTGTTCCGTTGCTGATCGCCAGCGTAGCTACCAAGCTAGGCTTCATTGGCACGGTAACGGGCTTCGAATGGCTCAGTGACTGGCCCGCTTTATTTGGGCTGGCCATCGCTACTATCTTTGAAATTGGCGCCTATTACATTCCCTGGCTCGACAATATCCTGGATACCATAGCCACGCCTTTATCCATCATCGCCGGTACGATACTGAGCACATCTTTTTTGCACATCGATAACTCCGTGATCCACTGGGGACTTGGCCTGATGCTGGGTGGCAGTTCTGCCGGGATCGTTCAGGCGGGAACCAGTCTGCTCCGGCTCGGCTCCAGTGCCACAACGGGTGGAGTTGCCAATCCAATCGTTGCGACCGGCGAAAATGCCGCGTCGGTTGGTTTATCGCTCTTCACGATCTTTTTGCCGCTGGTTGCCGTCGTGATCATTGGCGCGGTGCTGATCTTCATTATTGGGCGACTGCTGGCTAAACGAAAAGTTTGGTTCAGCCGGGCTTCTTCCAAACAGGCCGGTAACCCTATTACGCAGATTCCACGGAGTAGCAACGGTCGGGCGTAA
- a CDS encoding ATP-dependent DNA helicase yields the protein MNDTQTAAQLLAKRFPYKPTSGQQQFFEQIGAFIAREEFEHYRDCFLLRGYAGTGKTTLVGTLIKILPRFGYKSILLAPTGRAAKVMFNYAKKPAQTIHRKIYRQVAEPGSGTLAFQRQKNYHEDTLFIVDEASMISDEADFGGKGLLTDLIDFVFENPGNKLMLIGDTAQLPPIGRELSPALDRNFLSSAFDMTVYEQELTEVMRQEEESGILYNATSLRLLLDDPQPTPKAVGFDALLNDSGGADQADSPAIQLNVRSFSDIYKMPLMKLEDGIRYAYDKYGRENTAILCRSNKTAVQYNQFVRRMIDQCEEELDAGDMLMIARNNYTILDDDSPAGFLANGEFAEVLKIRNKEEMHGFRFATVNLRLVDYEEQPDFEAKILLDTLHTPVPSLASDQHKALYESVSKDYFYIKSKKERAEAIRRDPYLNALQVKFAYALTCHKAQGGQWSAVFIDQGFLPDGQVNNEFVRWLYTALTRATDEAFLMNFNAQFFG from the coding sequence ATGAATGATACCCAAACGGCTGCGCAGTTGCTGGCCAAACGCTTTCCCTACAAACCGACGAGTGGGCAACAGCAGTTTTTTGAGCAGATTGGTGCGTTCATCGCCCGCGAAGAATTTGAGCACTACCGCGACTGTTTTTTGCTGCGGGGTTACGCCGGAACCGGCAAAACGACCCTCGTCGGCACCCTTATCAAAATACTCCCCCGCTTTGGGTATAAATCGATTCTGCTGGCGCCTACCGGTCGGGCTGCGAAAGTAATGTTCAATTATGCCAAGAAACCGGCCCAGACGATTCACCGCAAAATTTATCGGCAGGTAGCCGAGCCGGGCTCAGGAACGCTGGCGTTTCAGCGGCAGAAAAATTACCACGAAGACACGCTCTTTATCGTCGATGAAGCCTCGATGATATCCGACGAAGCAGACTTTGGCGGTAAGGGGTTGCTCACTGATCTGATCGATTTTGTTTTTGAAAACCCCGGCAATAAACTGATGCTCATCGGCGACACGGCGCAGCTACCCCCCATTGGGCGGGAATTGAGCCCGGCGCTCGATCGTAACTTTCTCTCCAGTGCGTTCGACATGACCGTCTATGAGCAGGAACTCACCGAGGTGATGCGGCAGGAAGAAGAATCGGGCATTCTCTACAATGCGACCAGTCTGCGATTGTTGCTCGACGATCCTCAGCCAACGCCTAAGGCCGTGGGTTTCGATGCGCTGCTGAACGATTCGGGGGGGGCGGATCAGGCCGATTCCCCGGCCATTCAGTTGAATGTTCGGTCATTCAGCGACATTTATAAAATGCCACTTATGAAGCTCGAAGACGGCATCCGGTACGCCTATGATAAATATGGGCGTGAGAATACGGCTATTCTTTGTCGCTCCAATAAAACGGCGGTGCAGTACAACCAGTTCGTCCGGCGCATGATCGACCAGTGCGAAGAAGAACTCGACGCGGGTGACATGCTGATGATTGCCCGGAATAATTATACTATTCTGGATGACGATTCACCGGCTGGATTTCTGGCTAACGGCGAATTTGCCGAAGTGCTGAAGATTCGCAACAAGGAAGAGATGCACGGTTTCCGGTTTGCGACGGTCAATCTGCGGCTGGTCGATTACGAGGAACAGCCTGATTTTGAGGCTAAAATTCTGCTTGACACGCTGCATACGCCCGTACCATCGCTCGCATCGGACCAGCACAAAGCGCTCTATGAAAGCGTTTCAAAGGATTATTTCTACATCAAGAGCAAGAAAGAACGCGCCGAAGCGATTCGGCGCGACCCTTATTTGAATGCGTTGCAGGTAAAGTTTGCCTATGCGCTGACGTGTCATAAAGCACAGGGCGGCCAGTGGAGCGCGGTCTTTATCGATCAGGGATTTCTGCCGGACGGGCAGGTCAACAACGAATTTGTCCGCTGGCTCTACACCGCGCTGACCCGCGCCACCGACGAAGCCTTTCTCATGAATTTCAACGCGCAGTTCTTTGGTTAA
- a CDS encoding CBS domain-containing protein has translation MKIRHILQGKAINALYSVPSDETVLGALKLMAEKNIGAVLVVDDEKLTGIFSERDYARKVILKDRHSDDTRVSEVMTAQVITIEPEQTLEECMVIMSDRHIRHLPVMDNGELSGIISINDVVTAIIRDQKTRIDSLESYISGSPY, from the coding sequence ATGAAAATACGTCACATTCTCCAGGGAAAAGCAATTAACGCCCTTTATTCCGTTCCGTCCGATGAAACCGTACTGGGCGCCTTAAAACTCATGGCCGAGAAAAACATTGGGGCTGTGCTGGTTGTCGACGACGAGAAACTGACCGGTATTTTCTCCGAACGGGATTATGCCCGCAAGGTTATCCTGAAAGATCGTCATTCGGACGATACGCGGGTTTCCGAGGTTATGACGGCGCAGGTGATTACGATCGAGCCCGAACAAACGCTGGAAGAATGTATGGTCATCATGTCGGACCGCCACATCCGGCACTTACCCGTTATGGACAATGGCGAATTGAGTGGTATCATTTCGATCAATGACGTGGTGACGGCGATTATCCGCGATCAGAAAACCCGGATCGATTCGCTCGAAAGCTATATTTCGGGAAGTCCGTACTAA
- a CDS encoding NUDIX domain-containing protein yields MDAPNEEVSRLYGNRLRLRVCGLCRDGDRLLMVRHRNIGPANTFWSPPGGGVEFGEKAPDALIREFAEETGLTVSVGDLLFVNEVIAKPLHAVELFFVAQVRTGLLRLGIDPEMGLMNQLIDDVRFMQFDEIKALPADEVHALFRHCNSLDDVFELHGYMH; encoded by the coding sequence ATGGATGCACCGAACGAAGAGGTATCGCGATTATACGGAAACCGCCTGCGACTGCGGGTTTGCGGACTGTGTCGGGATGGAGACCGCCTGTTAATGGTGCGCCACCGGAATATTGGTCCGGCCAACACATTCTGGAGTCCGCCGGGTGGGGGCGTAGAATTTGGCGAAAAGGCGCCTGATGCGTTAATTCGTGAGTTTGCCGAAGAAACGGGGCTGACGGTATCGGTAGGTGACCTTCTGTTCGTGAATGAAGTTATCGCAAAGCCACTCCACGCCGTTGAGTTGTTCTTTGTCGCTCAGGTCAGGACTGGATTGCTGCGATTGGGGATCGATCCGGAAATGGGCCTTATGAATCAGCTCATTGACGACGTTCGGTTTATGCAGTTCGACGAAATAAAAGCCTTGCCAGCCGACGAAGTTCACGCTTTGTTTCGTCACTGCAACTCGCTGGACGACGTCTTTGAGCTGCACGGCTATATGCACTGA
- a CDS encoding DUF3822 family protein: MTLTPTVTIRSNSFDPEKTDKSILCLEVGHDRFRFLVQDSRRQGCFLEEYTFPSLLTDRPLTDRLPDVFRDHPVLSAGPWQEVRICVNSPSFTLIPKPLFRKEYASSYLTFMRGNDLPAHEFAQSYAHDSEGFLSIFNLEHQLVDFFSGAYPLQPSTFIHQMGSLIQATAELDRLSLTPQNVWLYFEDEFVSVLYRSGHQLQYSNRFGYKNVQDLVYYILYVFSEQNLNPEAINVFLYGEITPFAEAYTELNRFLPNLTFGQKPAGLRLTEEFDELLEHRYLSLYGLSLLAE; this comes from the coding sequence GTGACCTTAACGCCAACCGTAACCATTCGTTCTAACTCGTTCGATCCAGAGAAGACGGATAAATCAATTCTATGTCTGGAAGTTGGGCATGATCGATTTCGGTTTCTGGTGCAGGATTCACGTCGCCAGGGGTGCTTCCTGGAGGAGTACACGTTCCCGTCGCTGCTGACTGACCGGCCATTGACCGATCGGCTGCCGGATGTTTTCCGGGATCATCCGGTGTTGTCGGCTGGTCCCTGGCAGGAGGTTCGTATCTGTGTCAATTCGCCGTCTTTTACGCTGATACCGAAACCGCTTTTCCGGAAAGAGTACGCCAGCAGCTACCTGACATTCATGCGAGGCAACGATCTGCCCGCCCACGAATTTGCGCAGTCCTATGCGCACGACAGCGAGGGATTCCTGTCAATTTTTAACCTCGAACACCAGCTGGTCGATTTCTTTTCGGGTGCGTATCCGCTGCAACCGTCGACGTTTATTCACCAGATGGGTTCATTGATTCAGGCCACGGCTGAGCTGGATCGGCTGTCGCTAACGCCCCAGAATGTCTGGCTTTATTTTGAGGATGAATTTGTTTCTGTTTTGTACCGCAGTGGACATCAGTTGCAGTACAGCAATCGGTTCGGGTACAAAAATGTGCAGGATCTGGTCTACTACATACTGTATGTATTCAGCGAACAGAATCTGAATCCGGAAGCCATTAACGTGTTTCTGTACGGTGAAATTACGCCGTTCGCCGAAGCCTATACGGAACTGAATCGGTTCCTGCCGAACCTGACTTTCGGGCAGAAACCAGCTGGCCTAAGGCTGACTGAGGAATTCGACGAACTGCTCGAACATCGATATTTGAGTCTGTACGGCCTTTCTTTATTGGCAGAATGA
- the coaD gene encoding pantetheine-phosphate adenylyltransferase, whose amino-acid sequence MNTIALFPGSFDPFTKGHEDIVLRGLRLFDEVIIGIGRNARKERYFPLDQMIPLIEEAFKKYPAVRVISYDDLTANVARSEGATFLLRGLRNTTDFEYENGISQVNRYVYEEVETVFLITSPHLAPISSSIIRDLHRYGKQVDEFLPYKLTNQPV is encoded by the coding sequence ATGAACACAATTGCTTTGTTTCCGGGTTCCTTCGATCCGTTCACTAAAGGACACGAAGACATTGTCTTACGCGGACTTCGGCTGTTCGATGAGGTGATTATCGGCATCGGTCGTAACGCCCGAAAAGAGCGTTATTTTCCGCTTGACCAGATGATCCCCCTGATTGAAGAAGCCTTCAAAAAGTACCCGGCTGTTCGCGTTATCAGCTACGACGACCTGACGGCGAACGTTGCCCGAAGCGAAGGGGCTACATTTCTGCTGCGGGGCTTGCGGAATACGACCGATTTTGAATACGAAAACGGCATATCACAGGTGAACCGTTACGTGTACGAAGAGGTCGAGACGGTTTTCCTGATCACATCGCCCCATTTGGCCCCCATCAGTTCGAGCATCATTCGCGACCTGCATCGCTACGGCAAGCAGGTCGACGAATTTTTGCCGTACAAGCTGACGAACCAGCCGGTCTAG
- a CDS encoding NUDIX hydrolase: MIIFINDRPIRLVGSKAASQLTNSLKRDTFVDFDKIVDARLEVLKADVLQGHLLVLNTTPATVEKILVLLQKTSTTPLLSITLGCIDKSACEDAIKKPFKIIKAAGGVVFKGNKMLLMFRRGVWDLPKGKLDDGESSRQGAAREVEEETGVRPSVGERICTTWHTYALNGNRILKRTKWYRMGVVDDRRMAPQADEGIEKLAWLDPKQTKLALTNSFSSIRYVIDSVNQELDQSVNK, translated from the coding sequence ATGATTATTTTCATTAACGACCGCCCAATCCGGCTCGTTGGCTCAAAAGCCGCTTCACAACTGACCAACTCGTTAAAACGCGATACGTTCGTAGATTTTGACAAGATTGTCGATGCCCGTCTCGAGGTGTTGAAAGCGGATGTATTGCAGGGTCATCTTCTGGTGCTCAATACAACCCCGGCAACGGTTGAAAAAATTCTGGTTCTCCTTCAGAAAACCAGCACCACACCCCTGCTGTCGATAACGCTGGGATGCATTGACAAAAGCGCCTGCGAAGATGCGATCAAGAAGCCATTCAAGATCATTAAAGCGGCTGGTGGTGTTGTTTTTAAAGGAAACAAAATGCTGTTGATGTTTCGCCGGGGCGTCTGGGATTTGCCTAAAGGTAAGTTGGACGACGGTGAATCGTCGCGTCAGGGAGCGGCTCGCGAGGTTGAGGAAGAAACGGGAGTGCGCCCGTCGGTTGGCGAACGCATCTGCACGACCTGGCACACCTACGCGCTCAATGGAAACCGAATTCTGAAACGCACGAAATGGTATCGGATGGGTGTCGTCGACGATCGGCGCATGGCTCCCCAAGCCGACGAAGGCATTGAGAAGCTGGCCTGGCTCGACCCGAAACAAACGAAGCTGGCCCTAACCAATTCGTTCAGTTCCATTCGCTACGTGATCGATTCCGTGAATCAGGAATTAGACCAGTCGGTTAATAAATAA